The proteins below are encoded in one region of Bosea sp. BIWAKO-01:
- a CDS encoding cyclic nucleotide-binding domain-containing protein, with the protein MVDGSLLQAAQRLRSRPGQAAAQAAPQAQVEASAATTGLFAYIWRNSQRQQIQIIAIVLLSFPFYYLSLELPKYIITDAIQGRAFSGGQETARLFRLSLSLPAWLGGSRELLSGFTLDRISYLFALSGLFLLLVLINGGFKYVINMRKGALGERLLQRLRADLFATLLSFTPEARRRLKPSEAATVIKDEVEPIGGFVGDAFIQPVLLGGQALTALIFILLQNLALGSIAAGIVLVQAVIIPRMRREQIRLGRQRQIESRALAGKIGEVVESLDEVAGHGTSAVEKALVAVRLERLFGIRYQLYGRKFAVKFLNNLLAQLTPFLFYTIGGYFALTGRLDIGQLVAVIAAYRDLPTPVKELIDWDQQRLDVEARFQQVTQQFSLDDTPAPERPQAPLPGEGIVPGEGMIAAKGLTVLGPAGDRLLERISFALPLGGNIALIDKAGEGAAAFACVLGGSMAPFDGTVTLAGIPLASLSPERRGRVLAYLGGEPVILDASLRDNILYGLRRPISAQAGGQPWSLDFDGAGVASRDELERLLVEVLDVVGLAETVFRFGLQRQLSADDPTEIVDRVAEIRTRIRSRLIGRGAGNAVEPYDPERYTRNATIGENILFGVVTDPGLAGDRLASHELVRSILDAQGLTTFLTQIGRRIAATMLEIFRDLPADHVLFEQFSFISADQFPDYQVILGRAEAHTLREGDRSRLIALAFLYAEPRHRLGLLGEADEVRILAARRALRAQASPEMADAIAFYDPARYCPAAPLRDNLLFGCVASSSAADAERALEAIRESLIELGLERDVYRWGLDQQAGYGGQFLFPAAKAAVALARCLIKRPQILILNDALASFGQAEAARLFARIATFMKGRTILVAGRQIAELGRFDASLEFHGTNSVSSTDAAVQTQAQSDEVFAGDPLDAGNIELRALRSVPIFADVDTVRLRLLAFTGERVEFAAGDVIFRQGDESDAAYLLITGSADVLSEAPGPPVRISTMNANSLFGEMGIVTDDPRSATVIATTPLTVLRLRKDVFVALLTEFPSMALSVTRLIVRRLQDNVVTLSQRH; encoded by the coding sequence ATGGTGGATGGTTCCTTACTGCAGGCGGCACAGCGCCTGCGCTCGCGGCCAGGACAAGCGGCGGCGCAAGCCGCGCCTCAGGCGCAGGTTGAGGCGAGCGCGGCAACAACAGGCCTGTTTGCCTATATCTGGCGCAACAGCCAGCGCCAGCAGATCCAGATCATCGCGATCGTGCTGCTGTCCTTCCCCTTCTACTATCTTTCGCTGGAGCTGCCGAAATACATCATCACCGACGCCATTCAGGGCCGTGCCTTTTCCGGTGGGCAGGAGACGGCGCGGCTCTTCCGGCTTTCCCTCTCCCTTCCTGCCTGGCTCGGCGGTAGCCGTGAACTTCTGAGCGGCTTCACGCTCGATCGCATCAGCTATCTGTTTGCGCTGTCCGGTCTGTTCCTGCTGCTGGTCCTCATCAATGGCGGCTTCAAATACGTCATCAACATGCGCAAGGGGGCCTTGGGCGAACGGCTGCTGCAGCGCCTGCGAGCCGACCTCTTCGCGACCCTGTTGAGTTTCACGCCGGAGGCACGGCGCCGGCTCAAGCCCTCCGAGGCCGCAACTGTCATCAAGGACGAGGTCGAGCCGATCGGCGGCTTCGTCGGTGATGCCTTCATCCAGCCGGTTCTGCTCGGTGGTCAGGCCCTGACCGCACTGATCTTCATTCTGCTGCAGAACCTGGCGTTGGGCTCGATCGCGGCAGGCATCGTACTTGTTCAGGCCGTCATCATTCCCCGGATGCGGCGCGAGCAGATCCGGCTTGGTCGACAGCGCCAGATCGAGTCACGGGCTCTTGCCGGCAAGATCGGCGAGGTCGTCGAGTCGCTGGACGAGGTTGCTGGCCACGGCACCTCTGCGGTCGAGAAGGCACTTGTCGCGGTGCGACTCGAGAGGCTGTTCGGCATCCGCTACCAGCTCTATGGGCGCAAATTCGCGGTCAAGTTCCTGAACAACCTGTTGGCCCAGCTGACCCCGTTCCTGTTCTACACGATCGGGGGGTACTTCGCCCTGACCGGCCGGCTCGACATCGGCCAGCTCGTCGCGGTCATCGCCGCTTATCGCGACCTGCCGACGCCAGTAAAGGAACTGATCGATTGGGATCAGCAACGTCTCGATGTCGAGGCGCGGTTTCAGCAGGTCACCCAGCAGTTCTCGCTGGACGATACCCCTGCGCCGGAACGGCCGCAGGCTCCGCTGCCCGGGGAGGGCATCGTGCCTGGTGAAGGCATGATCGCGGCCAAGGGGTTGACGGTTCTTGGGCCGGCCGGCGACCGGCTGCTCGAGCGCATTTCATTTGCTCTGCCTTTGGGGGGGAATATCGCCTTGATCGACAAGGCGGGGGAGGGGGCGGCTGCTTTCGCTTGTGTGCTCGGGGGCAGCATGGCGCCGTTCGACGGCACGGTGACGCTGGCCGGAATTCCTCTGGCCTCGTTGTCACCCGAACGGAGAGGGCGGGTGCTGGCCTATCTTGGAGGCGAACCCGTCATTCTCGATGCGTCCTTGCGCGACAACATACTCTACGGCCTGCGCCGCCCGATTTCGGCTCAGGCGGGCGGGCAGCCCTGGTCGCTCGATTTCGACGGCGCCGGCGTCGCGAGCAGGGACGAGCTCGAAAGGCTCCTGGTCGAGGTGCTGGATGTGGTCGGACTTGCCGAAACGGTGTTCCGTTTCGGCCTGCAGCGCCAACTGAGTGCGGATGACCCGACCGAGATCGTCGACAGGGTTGCCGAGATCCGTACGAGAATTCGCTCCAGGCTGATTGGGCGCGGGGCGGGCAATGCGGTGGAGCCCTACGATCCCGAGCGATACACACGGAACGCGACCATCGGCGAGAATATCCTCTTTGGTGTCGTCACCGATCCCGGGCTCGCCGGGGATCGCCTCGCCAGTCACGAGCTGGTTCGCTCCATTCTGGACGCGCAGGGACTGACCACGTTCCTGACCCAGATAGGACGGCGTATCGCAGCGACCATGCTTGAGATCTTTCGCGATCTTCCAGCCGATCACGTCCTGTTCGAGCAGTTCTCTTTTATCTCAGCTGACCAGTTCCCGGACTATCAGGTCATCCTCGGGCGGGCCGAAGCCCACACGCTCCGGGAGGGCGATCGCTCCCGGTTGATCGCGCTGGCATTTCTCTATGCGGAGCCGCGGCATCGCCTGGGTCTGCTGGGCGAGGCGGACGAGGTCCGCATCCTCGCGGCGCGGCGCGCCTTGCGCGCGCAGGCCAGCCCGGAGATGGCAGACGCCATCGCCTTCTACGATCCTGCCCGTTACTGCCCGGCAGCGCCCCTGCGCGACAATCTCTTGTTCGGCTGCGTTGCCAGCAGCAGTGCCGCCGATGCGGAGCGCGCGCTCGAGGCCATCCGTGAGAGCCTGATCGAGCTGGGCCTGGAGCGTGATGTCTATCGCTGGGGGCTTGATCAACAGGCCGGCTATGGCGGGCAGTTCCTGTTTCCGGCGGCCAAGGCGGCCGTCGCTCTGGCCCGCTGCCTGATCAAGCGCCCGCAGATCCTGATCCTGAACGACGCGCTGGCGTCTTTCGGGCAGGCCGAGGCTGCCAGGCTGTTCGCGCGGATCGCGACCTTCATGAAGGGGCGGACTATTCTCGTTGCCGGCCGGCAAATCGCTGAACTGGGCCGCTTCGATGCCAGCCTCGAATTCCATGGAACAAACTCCGTCAGTTCCACCGACGCGGCGGTTCAGACGCAGGCTCAGTCGGACGAGGTCTTTGCCGGCGATCCTCTGGACGCGGGCAATATCGAGCTGCGTGCCCTGCGCTCCGTGCCGATCTTTGCCGATGTCGATACGGTCCGCCTGAGGTTGCTGGCCTTCACTGGCGAGCGGGTCGAGTTTGCGGCGGGAGATGTCATCTTTCGACAGGGCGACGAGTCGGACGCCGCCTATCTGCTGATCACGGGCTCGGCTGACGTTTTGTCCGAGGCGCCGGGGCCGCCTGTCCGCATTTCGACCATGAACGCCAATAGCCTGTTCGGTGAAATGGGAATCGTGACCGATGATCCCCGCTCGGCAACGGTCATCGCGACCACGCCGCTGACGGTGCTCCGCTTGCGCAAGGACGTCTTCGTCGCTTTGCTGACCGAGTTCCCGAGCATGGCGCTGTCGGTGACGCGGTTGATCGTCAGGCGCCTGCAGGACAACGTCGTTACGCTCAGCCAGCGGCACTGA
- a CDS encoding Lrp/AsnC family transcriptional regulator — protein sequence MTGKSRRSDALDPIDRRILSALRADGRLTTSALAEMVGLSPSPCWTRVRRLEESGAIERYVAVLDHAALGLNNTVFVEITLDKHDDKVLDTFGDALARIPEVVEAHLVTGEYDYLVKVVVSGTDHYERFLRETLYRIPGIRQSRTTFGLRTLKRAISVDPLQLP from the coding sequence ATGACCGGCAAGTCCAGGCGCAGCGACGCTCTCGACCCTATCGACCGGCGGATTCTGTCCGCCCTGCGGGCCGATGGCCGCCTGACGACGAGCGCACTGGCCGAGATGGTCGGGCTCTCGCCATCGCCTTGCTGGACGCGGGTCAGGCGGCTGGAGGAAAGCGGCGCAATCGAGCGCTATGTGGCAGTGCTGGATCACGCGGCCCTGGGGCTCAACAACACCGTCTTTGTCGAGATCACGCTCGACAAGCACGACGACAAGGTGCTCGACACGTTCGGGGACGCGCTGGCGCGCATTCCCGAAGTGGTCGAGGCTCATCTCGTCACCGGCGAGTACGACTATCTCGTCAAGGTCGTGGTCAGCGGCACCGACCACTACGAGCGCTTCCTCCGTGAGACGCTCTATAGGATCCCCGGAATTCGTCAGTCACGCACGACCTTCGGGCTCAGGACGCTGAAGCGGGCGATCTCGGTCGATCCGCTGCAACTGCCGTGA